From Brassica oleracea var. oleracea cultivar TO1000 chromosome C3, BOL, whole genome shotgun sequence, a single genomic window includes:
- the LOC106329662 gene encoding uncharacterized protein LOC106329662 → MVVICEVLRCSCPDYCSDVGRVFVTGYDINLSRYDVDGALRKLFSSCGLITDICIRRRDEKLLRRAVVYIVGEGAAEKALKLDGSDVGGWKAVVKPYPFLKDAGHSIDVSVTGYEKLLSEIDIETALREHFSSCGKIRYVKISNRFTKAELSIVGEDAQDKVFELDGSHMGGRKLLVEVVCGGVKTFHAMRHCGLVLNMDVKSQSSLL, encoded by the exons TATTGCGATGTTCTTGTCCTGATTATTGCAGTGACGTTGGGAGGGTTTTCGTAACGGGGTATGACATCAATCTTTCACGTTATGATGTCGATGGAGCGTTGAGAAAACTCTTCTCATCATGTGGACTGATTACTGATATTTGTATCCGCCGAAGGGATGAAAAACTCTTAAG GCGTGCTGTTGTTTATATCGTGGGAGAAGGCGCAGCAGAAAAGGCGTTGAAACTTGATGGAAGTGACGTGGGAGGATGGAAGGCTGTTGTGAAGCCTTATCCTTTTCTGAAAGATGCAGGCCA TTCCATTGACGTTTCTGTTACTGGATATGAAAAATTGCTTAGTGAGATTGATATCGAGACTGCCTTGCGTGAACATTTCTCTTCATGTGGAAAGATACGTTACGTCAAAATTTCCAATAGGTTTACTAAAGCTGAATTATCTATTGTTGGAGAAGATGCGCAAGACAAGGTGTTTGAACTTGATGGAAGCCACATGGGTGGACGCAAATTACTTGTTGAGGTTGTTTGTGGGGGAGTCAAAACGTTCCACGCAATGCGTCACTGTGGCCTAGTACTTAACATGGATGTCAAGTCGCAAAGCTCTTTACTATGA
- the LOC106336147 gene encoding uncharacterized protein LOC106336147 encodes MSTDLVREDDVEENPSSVSSRMELKRIHQWLTQEESTGSELFSNKRQVVETDSGSRTSFLTPPLMSAWDSSLVPNFLFDPANAQHSSHLLGRYISPLNQEVLHGSSLNLDTIRKVTVNNQVCESQNMPQSMLQFYDSTPSFGQTCSSIDKSFTLPGPNLSYDKGDENVFSTFHPFGKGVESFALMGQSLQKADYNIFSYNKGHENVMSNANVVFSQGCEMAFMVPSQEKADKNSDQTSQEVRRQTISFGNYQKETTMVSPVPVIASFENFSHSPAEDNMSSQYPPYANSSRVDTFLPPKSKDSKTAKKGSTTNTFPSNVKSLLSTGMFDGVTVKYYSWSREKNLIGVIKGTGYLCGCSDCNLNKVLNAYEFEQHANCKTKHPNNHIYFENGKTIYGVVQELKNTPQEKLFDAIQNVTGSDINRTNFNTWKASYHVASLELQRIYGKDAVVTLA; translated from the exons ATGAGTACAGATCTTGTTAGAGAAGATGATGTTGAGGAGAATCCTTCTTCTGTCTCTTCGAGAATGGAGCTAAAACGGATTCATCAGTGGCTGACACAAGAAGAGTCCACCGGTTCAGAATTATTCAGTAATAAGAGACAAGTGGTTGAGACTGATAGTGGTTCCCGGACGAGTTTCTTAACTCCTCCTCTTATGTCTGCTTGGGACAGCTCACTTGTACCTAATTTCTTATTCGATCCTGCTAATGCGCAGCATTCATCACATCTCCTTGGTAGATATATCTCTCCTCTAAACCAGGAGGTGCTTCATGGTAGCTCATTAAATCTTGACACCATTAGAAAGGTCACAGTCAATAATCAAGTGTGTGAATCTCAAAACATGCCCCAATCCATGCTTCAGTTTTATGATAGCACCCCCTCTTTTGGCCAAACCTGCAGTAGTATTGACAAGAGCTTCACCTTGCCAGGGCCAAACTTGAGTTATGATAAAGGAGATGAAAATGTCTTCTCAACATTCCATCCATTTGGGAAAGGAGTAGAAAGCTTTGCGTTGATGGGTCAGTCTCTTCAAAAGGCTGATTATAACATCTTCTCTTATAACAAGGGACATGAGAACGTCATGTCTAATGCCAATGTTGTGTTCTCACAAGGCTGTGAGATGGCATTTATGGTTCCTAGCCAAGAAAAAGCTGACAAGAACAGTGATCAAACTAGTCAAGAGGTTAGAAGACAGACCATATCTTTTGGAAATTATCAGAAAGAAACCACAATGGTGTCTCCAGTTCCTGTTATTGCCAGTTTTGAGAACTTCAGCCATTCTCCTGCAGAGGACAACATGTCTTCTCAATATCCTCCTTACGCCAATAGCTCTAGAGTCGATACATTTCTCCCCCCCAAAAGTAAAGACTCAAAGACAGCTAAGAAGGGTTCCACCACAAACACATTTCCTTCAAATGTAAAGTCCTTGTTGTCAACAGGAATGTTTGATGGGGTCACTGTCAAGTACTACTCCTGGTCACGCGAG AAAAATCTCATAGGAGTTATAAAGGGGACTGGGTATCTATGTGGCTGCAGCGACTGTAACCTTAACAAA GTTCTTAATGCGTATGAGTTCGAGCAGCATGCTAACTGCAAGACGAAGCATCCAAACAATCACATATACTTTGAGAACGGAAAGACCATTTATGGCGTTGTTCAAGAGCTGAAGAATACGCCTCAGGAGAAGCTGTTCGATGCTATTCAAAACGTAACGGGATCTGATATCAACCGTACAAATTTCAACACCTGGAAAG CATCGTATCACGTCGCTAGCCTTGAACTTCAGCGCATCTATGGGAAGGATGCTGTAGTCACTTTGGCATAG
- the LOC106336146 gene encoding polyamine oxidase 1, protein MTTASVIIIGAGISGITAAKELAEKGVEDVLILEATDRIGGRIQKQSFGDVSVELGAGWIAGVGGKESNPVWELASRLNLRTCFSDYTNARYNIYDRSGEIFPTGFAADSYKKAVDSAILKLKSLEAECDGQEAEEAPSSPKTPIELAIDFILHDFEMAEVEPISTYVDFGEREYLVADERGYESLLYKMAEGFLYTSDGNILDNRLKLNKVVREVQQSRNGVVVKTEDGSEYEANYVIVSASIGVLQSNLISFQPPLPKWKTEAIQKCDVMVYTKIFLKFPHCFWPCGPGQEFFIYAHEQRGYFTFWQHMENAYPGSNILVVTLTNEQSKRVESQSDEETLKEAMSVLRDMFGPTIPYATDILVPRWWNNRFQRGSYSNYPMISDNQLQRNVKAPFGRILFTGEHTSEKFSGYVHGGYLAGMDTSKTLLEEMKQSLLLQPLLAFTESLTQTDQRSNPQMYTNVNLISGRS, encoded by the exons ATGACGACCGCCTCCGTAATTATCATCGGCGCCGGAATCTCCG GAATAACCGCGGCGAAGGAGCTGGCCGAGAAGGGAGTAGAAGACGTGTTGATCCTCGAGGCGACGGACCGGATCGGAGGGAGAATACAAAAGCAGAGTTTCGGTGACGTGTCGGTGGAGCTCGGTGCTGGCTGGATTGCTGGCGTCGGTGGTAAAGAGTCTAACCCTGTTTGGGAGCTCGCTTCTCGTCTTAACCTCCGTACATGCTTCTCTGACTACACCAATGCTCGTTACAATATATACGATCGAAG TGGAGAAATCTTCCCGACTGGATTCGCTGCTGACTCGTATAAGAAGGCGGTTGACTCGGCGATTCTAAAGCTAAAGAGCCTTGAAGCTGAATGTGATGGCCAAGAAGCTGAAGAAGCTCCTTC GTCACCAAAGACGCCAATAGAACTCGCTATTGACTTCATCCTGCATGATTTCGAGATGGCAG AGGTTGAGCCAATATCGACTTACGTGGACTTCGGTGAAAGGGAATATTTGGTTGCTGATGAAAGAGGTTACGAATCATTGCTTTATAAAATGGCCGAGGGCTTTCTCTATACCTCAGATGGTAACATTTTGGACAACCGCCTCAAACTAAACAAG GTGGTTAGGGAGGTGCAACAGTCGAGGAATGGTGTTGTGGTGAAAACAGAGGATGGTTCCGAATACGAGGCCAATTATGTGATCGTGTCTGCTAGTATTGGTGTTCTCCAATCCAATCTTATCTCATTCCAGCCTCCTTTACCG AAATGGAAAACTGAAGCTATACAAAAATGTGATGTGATGGTGTACACCAAGATCTTCCTCAAATTCCCTCATTGTTTCTGGCCATGTGGTCCTGGCCAAGAGTTTTTCATCTATGCGCACGAACAACGCGGCTACTTCACCTTTTGGCAG CACATGGAAAATGCGTACCCGGGGTCTAACATTCTGGTCGTGACGTTGACCAACGAGCAGTCAAAGCGCGTGGAGTCCCAATCAGACGAGGAGACACTGAAAGAGGCGATGAGTGTTCTGAGGGACATGTTTGGTCCCACTATTCCTTACGCAACTGATATTCTTGTCCCTAGATGGTGGAACAACCGGTTTCAGCGCGGTAGCTACAGCAATTACCCTATGATATCTGATAATCAGCTTCAACGAAATGTCAAG GCTCCATTTGGAAGGATATTATTCACAGGAGAACACACAAGTGAAAAGTTCAGTGGATATGTGCATGGAGGATACCTTGCGGGTATGGACACAAGTAAGACTTTGTTGGAAGAGATGAAGCAGAGTTTGTTGTTGCAACCTTTACTCGCCTTCACCGAGTCTTTAACACAAACAGACCAGCGCTCTAATCCTCAAATGTACACTAATGTCAATTTAATATCAGGGAGAAGCTAG
- the LOC106329263 gene encoding cycloartenol-C-24-methyltransferase has product MSKSGAMDLASNLGGKIDKSDVLAAVEKYEQYHEFHGGDEEERKANYTDMVNKYYDLATSFYEYGWGESFHFAHRWNGESLRESIKRHEHFLALQLGVKPGQKVLDVGCGIGGPLREIARFSNSSVTGINNNEYQITRGKELNRLAGVDKTCNFVKADFMKMPFPENTFDAVYAIEATCHAPDAYGCYKEIYRVLKPGQCFAAYEWCMTDAFDPDNAQHQKIKAEIEIGDGLPDIRLTSKCLEALKQAGFEVIWEKDLAKDSPVPWYLPLDKNHFSLSSFRLTAVGRFITKNMVKLLEYIRLAPKGSQRVSNFLEKAAEGLVDGGRREIFTPMYFFLARKPE; this is encoded by the exons ATGTCGAAGTCCGGAGCTATGGATCTCGCCTCGAACCTTGGTGGAAAGATCGATAAATCCGATGTCCTCGCCGCCGTCGAAAA GTATGAGCAATATCATGAATTCCACGGAGGAGACGAGGAAGAGCGAAAAGCTAACTACACTGACATG GTTAATAAGTACTATGATCTTGCTACTAGCTTTTATGAGTACGGATGGGGAGAGTCCTTCCATTTTGCACACAG ATGGAATGGAGAATCACTTCGAGAGAGTATCAAACGTCACGAGCACTTTCTTGCTCTTCAGCTTGGCGTTAAACCAGGACAAAAG GTACTGGATGTAGGGTGTGGAATTGGTGGACCACTGAGAGAAATTGCACGATTCAG CAATTCATCTGTTACCGGGATCAACAATAATGAATACCAGATCACCAGGGGCAAG GAGCTAAACCGACTTGCAGGTGTCGACAAGACATGTAACTTTGTCAAG GCTGACTTCATGAAGATGCCATTCCCTGAAAACACTTTTGATGCTGTTTATGCTATAGAGGCAACCTGTCACGCGCCTGATGCA TATGGATGCTACAAAGAGATCTACAGAGTGCTAAAGCCGGGGCAATGTTTTGCTGCCTATGAGTGGTGCATGACTGATGCATTTGACCCTGATAACGCTCAACATCAGAAAATAAAG GCAGAGATAGAGATTGGAGATGGTCTCCCTGACATTAGGCTGACTTCAAAGTGCCTGGAAGCTCTGAAGCAGGCCGGTTTTGAA GTAATATGGGAAAAGGATCTGGCCAAGGACTCGCCAGTCCCATGGTACTTACCTCTGGACAAAAACCACTTTTCGCTCAGTAGCTTCCGCCTAACAGCTGTTGGACGATTCATAACCAAAAACATG GTGAAGCTCCTTGAGTACATAAGACTGGCACCTAAAGGAAGCCAAAGGGTTTCAAATTTTCTGGAGAAGGCAGCAGAAGGATTAGTCGACGGTGGAAG GAGAGAGATATTCACGCCAATGTATTTCTTCTTGGCCCGGAAGCCAGAATGA
- the LOC106328565 gene encoding protein ZINC INDUCED FACILITATOR 1-like → MADEYKEALLEKQTTYHEGCPGCKVEKMKQLRRGYPYLELSFVWIVVLSTSLPISSLYPFLYYMIEDFGVAKTEKDIGFYAGFIACSFMFGRALTSVFWGIVADRYGRKPIILLGTISIAVFNALFGLSLNFWMAIGTRFLLGSFNCLLGTMKAYASEIFRDEYQATAMSAVSTAWGIGLIIGPALGGFLAQPADKYPNVFSKESIFGRFPYALPCFTISAFALVVTVLCCFIPETLHNHKQDNTLDDDSYEITEAAARNSTASTGKTEKHEKASQGPLLKNWPLMSSIIVYCVLCLHDTAYSEIFALWANSPRKYGGLSYSTNDVGTVLAISGLGLFCFQVFVYPLVERLLGPVLVTRFAGALMIPIQMSYPFIANLSGLSQSLMLNCASILINVLSVSAITGLLILQNKAVDQRQRGAANGIAMTAMSLFKTVGPAGAGILFSLSERRLNASFLPGSHMVFFVLNVIVLVGVALTFKPFLKTARS, encoded by the exons ATGGCAGATGAATACAAGGAGGCGTTGTTAGAGAAGCAGACGACGTACCACGAGGGATGTCCTGGATGCAAGGTCGAGAAGATGAAGCAGCTCCGGAGAGGATATCCTTATTTGGAGCTTTCCTTCGTTTGGATCGTCGTCCTCTCCACTT CTCTGCCCATCTCCTCATTGTATCCCTTCCTCTATTACATG ATTGAGGATTTTGGTGTTGCAAAGACAGAGAAAGATATTGGGTTCTACGCTGGATTTATAG CGTGCTCCTTTATGTTTGGCAGAGCATTAACGTCAGTTTTCTGGGGCATTGTGGCTGATCGTTATGGAAGAAAACCTATCATACTCTTGGGAACTATCTCCAT TGCCGTTTTCAATGCTCTCTTTGGCTTGAGCTTAAACTTCTGGATGGCAATTGGCACGAGGTTTCTTCTAGGTAGTTTCAACTGTTTGCTTGGAACAATGAAG GCATATGCGTCAGAGATATTTCGTGATGAATATCAAGCAACAGCAATGTCAGCT GTTAGTACTGCTTGGGGCATTGGCCTGATCATTGGCCCTGCTCTAGGAGGCTTTTTAGCACAG CCGGCAGACAAATATCCAAATGTGTTCTCTAAAGAATCCATTTTTGGGAG GTTCCCGTATGCGTTGCCTTGCTTTACCATATCAGCTTTTGCATTGGTTGTGACAGTACTATGTTGCTTCATTCCG GAAACACTGCACAATCATAAACAAGACAACACTTTAGATGATGACTCGTATGAAATAACTGAAGCTGCAGCTCGTAACTCTACTGCTTCTACCGGGAAGACAGAAAAACACGAAAAGGCTTCTCAAGGGCCACTGTTGAAGAATTGGCCCCTAATGTCATCTATCATTGTCTATTGTGTGTTGTGTCTACATGATACTGCATACTCTGAG ATATTTGCTTTATGGGCTAATAGTCCAAGGAAATATGGAGGTCTGAGCTACTCAACCAATGATGTCGGTACAGTTCTTGCAATCTCAG GTCTCGGCCTATTCTGCTTTCAAGTCTTTGTTTATCCTTTGGTGGAGAGACTGCTAGGACCTGTGCTGGTCACCCGTTTTGCTGGG GCATTGATGATACCAATACAAATGAGTTATCCATTTATAGCTAACTTATCAGGTCTCAGTCAAAGCTTAATGTTGAATTGTGCATCAATCCTCATCAATGTACTAAGT GTGTCTGCCATAACTGGCTTGTTGATCCTACAAAACAAAGCTGTG GATCAGAGGCAAAGAGGGGCAGCTAATGGAATTGCTATGACTGCGATGTCTCTCTTTAAGACCGTTGGACCAGCTGGAGCTGGCATATT ATTTTCGTTGAGCGAGAGGAGACTGAACGCCTCATTTCTACCAG GATCGCATATGGTATTCTTCGTCCTGAATGTGATAGTCCTGGTCGGTGTAGCTCTCACGTTCAAGCCATTTCTTAAAACAGCTAGAAGTTGA
- the LOC106329383 gene encoding protein ZINC INDUCED FACILITATOR-LIKE 1-like encodes MAEEYTECLLENNKYHEHCPGCKVDQMKKSRRGFPFSELLSVWIIVLCTALPISSLFPFLYFMISDFDIAKKEEDIGFYAGFVGCSFMLGRTLTSVIWGIMADRYGRKPVILIGTASVVIFNTLFGLSVNFWMAIITRFCLGSFNGLLGPIKAYAIEIFRDEYQGLALSAVSTAWGIGLIIGPAMGGFLAQPAKQYPSLFSEESVFGKFPYFLPCLVISCFALLVTIASLRIPETLHNHKIADDASSHDESIKFLSHDPESHKVTERNEKNSLLKNWPLISSIIVYCILSLHDMAYTEVFSLWANSPRKYGGLGYTSADVGSVLAFSGFGLLVFQLSLYSYAERLLGPIVVTRISGSLGLVLLSSYPLIAKLSGLVLTLTLNCASVAKNVLSVSAITGLFILQNNAVGQDQRGAANGLAMTGMSLFKAIGPAAAGIIYSWSEKRQDAAFLSGTQMVFFILNTVLALGVVLTFKPFLAETKQ; translated from the exons ATGGCGGAAGAGTATACAGAATGTTTGCTGGAGAATAATAAGTACCATGAGCATTGCCCTGGCTGCAAGGTTGATCAGATGAAGAAGTCTCGCAGAGGATTCCCTTTCTCCGAGCTTTTGTCCGTTTGGATCATCGTCCTCTGCACCG CTCTGCCCATCTCCTCTCTTTTCCCATTCCTTTACTTTATG ATTAGTGATTTTGACATAGCAAAGAAGGAAGAGGACATTGGGTTTTATGCTGGATTTGTTG GTTGCTCTTTCATGCTCGGACGAACGTTAACATCTGTCATCTGGGGAATCATGGCTGATCGTTATGGTAGAAAACCAGTAATCCTCATAGGAACTGCGTCAGT GGTCATTTTCAATACTCTCTTTGGTCTAAGTGTAAATTTCTGGATGGCCATCATCACCAGGTTCTGCCTCGGTAGTTTCAACGGCTTACTTGGTCCTATAAAG GCATACGCAATAGAAATATTCCGTGATGAATATCAAGGTTTAGCACTCTCAGCTGTAAGCACAGCATGGGGCATTGGACTCATCATTGGCCCTGCTATGGGAGGTTTTCTTGCTCAG CCTGCCAAGCAATATCCAAGTTTATTCTCAGAGGAATCAGTTTTTGGGAA GTTTCCCTACTTCTTGCCCTGCTTAGTAATATCTTGTTTTGCACTTTTGGTGACCATTGCCTCACTGAGGATTCCG GAAACATTGCACAATCACAAGATTGCTGATGATGCATCATCACATGATGAGTCTATCAAATTTTTGTCCCATGACCCTGAGTCTCATAAAGTGACAGAGAGAAATGAAAAAAACTCTCTCCTGAAGAACTGGCCATTGATTTCATCTATTATTGTATACTGCATCTTGTCACTTCATGATATGGCTTACACAGAG GTCTTTTCATTGTGGGCAAACAGCCCCAGGAAATATGGAGGCTTGGGATACACCTCTGCAGATGTTGGTTCCGTTCTTGCATTTTCTG GGTTTGGTCTCCTTGTCTTTCAGCTTTCACTCTACTCTTATGCGGAGAGGCTTTTAGGACCAATCGTTGTTACTCGTATATCTGGG AGTCTGGGTTTAGTTCTCTTATCAAGTTACCCTCTAATAGCAAAGTTATCTGGTTTAGTCCTTACCCTGACGCTAAACTGTGCATCCGTAGCAAAGAATGTTTTAAGC GTTTCTGCTATAACTGGCTTATTCATACTTCAAAACAATGCCGTA GGACAAGACCAAAGAGGAGCAGCCAATGGGCTTGCCATGACAGGGATGTCTCTTTTTAAAGCAATAGGTCCAGCCGCAGCAGGAATCAT ATATTCTTGGAGTGAGAAACGTCAGGATGCTGCTTTTCTTTCTG GCACACAAATGGTATTCTTTATTCTGAATACGGTCTTGGCACTGGGAGTTGTATTAACGTTCAAACCATTTCTAGCTGAAACAAAGCAGTAG
- the LOC106329384 gene encoding agamous-like MADS-box protein AGL15 isoform X1, whose translation MGRGKIEIKRIENANSRQVTFSKRRAGLLKKAHELSVLCDAEVAVIVFSKSGKLFEFSSTRCMKKTLLRYGNYQISSDVPGINCKAENQEECTEVDLLKDEISMLQEKHLQMQGKRLNLLSLKELQHLEKQLNFSLISVRERKELLLTKQLEESRLKEQRAELENETLRRQVQELRSFLPSINQHYVPSYIKCFAIDPKKSLLSNTCLGDINCSLQNTNSDTTLQLGLPGEAHDTRKNEGDRESPSSDSVTTSTTRATAQRISLV comes from the exons ATGGGTCGTGGAAAAATTGAGATAAAGAGGATTGAGAATGCCAATAGCAGGCAAGTTACCTTCTCCAAGAGGCGTGCTGGTTTGCTCAAGAAAGCTCATGAGCTCTCTGTTCTTTGTGACGCTGAGGTTGCCGTCATTGTCTTCTCCAAGTCTGGCAAGCTCTTCGAGTTCTCAAGTACTAGATG CATGAAGAAAACGCTTTTGAGATACGGCAATTACCAGATCTCTTCAGATGTTCCTGGGATTAACTGTAAAGCAGAG AACCAGGAGGAGTGTACAGAGGTGGACCTTTTAAAGGATGAGATTTCAATGCTTCAAGAGAAACACTT ACAGATGCAGGGTAAGCGCTTGAATCTTCTGAGCTTGAAAGAGCTGCAACACCTTGAGAAGCAACTAAATTTCTCATTGATATCTGTGAGAGAGCGAAAG GAACTATTGCTGACTAAACAACTTGAAGAGTCACGGCTTAAG GAACAACGAGCGGAGCTGGAAAATGAGACCTTACGTAGACAG GTTCAAGAACTCAGGAGTTTTCTCCCGTCGATTAACCAACACTATGTTCCATCCTACATCAAATGCTTCGCTATAGATCCTAAGAAATCACTCTTAAGCAACACTTGCTTGGGCGACATTAACTGCAGCCTCCAGAACACCAACTCAGACACAACTTTGCAACTAGG GTTGCCGGGAGAAGCACATGATACAAGGAAGAACGAAGGAGACAGAGAGAGCCCATCAAGTGATTCAGTGACAACGAGCACGACCAGAGCAACCGCACAAAGGATCAGTCTCGTTTAG
- the LOC106329384 gene encoding agamous-like MADS-box protein AGL15 isoform X2, which produces MGRGKIEIKRIENANSRQVTFSKRRAGLLKKAHELSVLCDAEVAVIVFSKSGKLFEFSSTRCMKKTLLRYGNYQISSDVPGINCKAEEECTEVDLLKDEISMLQEKHLQMQGKRLNLLSLKELQHLEKQLNFSLISVRERKELLLTKQLEESRLKEQRAELENETLRRQVQELRSFLPSINQHYVPSYIKCFAIDPKKSLLSNTCLGDINCSLQNTNSDTTLQLGLPGEAHDTRKNEGDRESPSSDSVTTSTTRATAQRISLV; this is translated from the exons ATGGGTCGTGGAAAAATTGAGATAAAGAGGATTGAGAATGCCAATAGCAGGCAAGTTACCTTCTCCAAGAGGCGTGCTGGTTTGCTCAAGAAAGCTCATGAGCTCTCTGTTCTTTGTGACGCTGAGGTTGCCGTCATTGTCTTCTCCAAGTCTGGCAAGCTCTTCGAGTTCTCAAGTACTAGATG CATGAAGAAAACGCTTTTGAGATACGGCAATTACCAGATCTCTTCAGATGTTCCTGGGATTAACTGTAAAGCAGAG GAGGAGTGTACAGAGGTGGACCTTTTAAAGGATGAGATTTCAATGCTTCAAGAGAAACACTT ACAGATGCAGGGTAAGCGCTTGAATCTTCTGAGCTTGAAAGAGCTGCAACACCTTGAGAAGCAACTAAATTTCTCATTGATATCTGTGAGAGAGCGAAAG GAACTATTGCTGACTAAACAACTTGAAGAGTCACGGCTTAAG GAACAACGAGCGGAGCTGGAAAATGAGACCTTACGTAGACAG GTTCAAGAACTCAGGAGTTTTCTCCCGTCGATTAACCAACACTATGTTCCATCCTACATCAAATGCTTCGCTATAGATCCTAAGAAATCACTCTTAAGCAACACTTGCTTGGGCGACATTAACTGCAGCCTCCAGAACACCAACTCAGACACAACTTTGCAACTAGG GTTGCCGGGAGAAGCACATGATACAAGGAAGAACGAAGGAGACAGAGAGAGCCCATCAAGTGATTCAGTGACAACGAGCACGACCAGAGCAACCGCACAAAGGATCAGTCTCGTTTAG
- the LOC106336262 gene encoding pheophytinase, chloroplastic, producing MEIISQNFLPHCSLVTWSSNRLVPNRSNILLSSSGIKKSRSVIRNGTSDGYVVGENEDLGSLARRGDSKSKLLIPGLPDQSNGEASAARITPSQCEWKPNLTVHYEKSGCENVEAPAVLFLPGFGVGSFHYEKQLTDLGRDYRVWAVDFVGQGLSLPTQDPTTTTMSEETSSLEDSESFWGFGNEAQPWADQLVYSLDLWREQVQYIVEEVIGEPVYIAGNSLGGYVALYFAATHPHLVKGVTLLNATPFWGFFPNPVRSPRLARLFPWSGTFPLPARVKKLTELVWQKISDPESIAEILKQVYKDHSTDVDKVFSRIVEITQHPAAAASFASIMFAPGGELSFSEALSRCKENNVQICLMYGREDPWVGPIWGKKIKKELPNAPYYEISPAGHCPHDEVPEVVNYLMRGWIKHLESGGFEALPLLEDGEEDWEQSSIAREMEFPRGEGWKKSVKLWLYGSKYSFWGGVGESFRASLVKVLRGKSV from the exons ATGGAGATAATCTCACAGAACTTCCTGCCTCACTGCTCTCTTGTGACTTGGAGTAGTAACAGACTAGTCCCAAATCGATCGAACATCTTATTATCTAGCTCTGGTATCAAGAAATCAAGATCTGTGATTCGGAACGGAACTTCTGATGGTTACGTGGTTGGTGAGAATGAGGACTTGGGGAGTTTAGCCAGACGAGGAGACTCAAAATCAAAGCTTTTGATTCCTGGTCTGCCTGACCAATCCAACGGCGAAGCCTCTGCTGCTCGAATCACTCCTTCTCAGTGCGAGTGGAAGCCTAACCTCACTGTACACTACGAGAAATCTGGATGTGAAAACGTGGAGGCTCCCGCGGTGTTGTTTCTTCCTGGGTTTGGTGTTGGTTCGTTTCACTACGAGAAGCAGCTTACGGATTTGGGAAGGGATTATCGAGTGTGGGCGGTTGATTTTGTTGGTCAGGGTTTGTCTCTCCCCACTCAAGATCCTACTACCACTACTATGTCTGAAGAAACAAGTTCCTTGGAAGATAGTGAATCGTTTTGGGGGTTTGGTAATGAAGCTCAACCATGGGCTGATCAACTTGTATACTCTCTTGATCTCTGGAGGGAACAAGTTCAATATATTGTAGAAGAG GTTATCGGTGAGCCAGTGTACATTGCAGGGAACTCGCTTGGAGGCTATGTAGCTCTCTACTTTGCGGCAACCCATCCTCATCTGGTGAAAGGTGTTACGTTGCTTAACGCGACACCTTTCTGGGGTTTCTTCCCTAATCCAGTAAGATCCCCACGGCTAGCACGTCTCTTTCCATGGTCTGGGACATTCCCTCTACCGGCAAGAGTTAAAAAACTCACAGAGTTGGT GTGGCAAAAGATAAGTGATCCTGAAAGCATAGCTGAGATACTTAAACAGGTGTACAAAGACCATTCCACTGATGTGGATAAAGTATTCTCACGTATTGTGGAGATCACGCAGCACCCGGCTGCTGCAGCGTCCTTTGCGTCGATTATGTTTGCTCCTGGTGGAGAGCTGTCTTTCTCCGAAGCTTTATCTAG GTGTAAGGAGAACAATGTTCAGATATGTCTAATGTATGGAAGAGAAGATCCATGGGTGGGACCTATATGGGGAAAGAAGATAAAGAAGGAATTGCCCAACGCTCCTTACTACGAGATCAGCCCAGCGGGTCATTGCCCACACGATGAAGTCCCTGAG GTGGTGAACTATCTGATGCGCGGGTGGATCAAGCACCTGGAGTCTGGTGGGTTTGAAGCGCTGCCGCTTTTGGAAGACGGTGAAGAAGACTGGGAGCAGTCCAGCATTGCTAGGGAGATGGAGTTTCCGAGAGGAGAAGGTTGGAAGAAGTCAGTGAAGCTTTGGTTGTACGGATCAAAGTATTCGTTCTGGGGTGGAGTTGGAGAATCCTTCAGAGCCAGTTTAGTAAAGGTTCTCCGAGGGAAGTCTGTATAG